A single region of the Thioalkalivibrio nitratireducens DSM 14787 genome encodes:
- a CDS encoding glutaredoxin family protein: protein MRRVERVLVLLAALLSLLGLPATAAADSPETGARMYVFWSETCPHCINQKPFLRELEQRYPELTVDEREISRTREHHRLFIGLALAHGIDPGSVPTIFLGGKAWIGDGPDIRREIEATVQSEIAQVATEAQRAPEAAAIEAIPEQRPVSAVPPAARNLDIPLLGSVNLSVQPVVLTTALIALIDGLNPCSLWVLALLLGLVIHSGSRGRIALVGITFLTTTALIYGAFIAGVFSVLNYVLYLTWVQWLVAAFALTFGLVNIKDYFWFRTGPSFTIAESHKPGIYKGIRGLMDRRLTGLSLLVATIVMAAGIALVELPCTAGFPVVWSGIVADQNIAGLAFLLLLGIYLLIYLLIELVVFVAALVTLRMGRFEESHGRVLKLVGGLIMVALALVLALNPELMNDVGGTLLVFAGSLLLAGMIILAHRRFAAA, encoded by the coding sequence ATGCGCCGTGTGGAACGCGTGCTCGTGTTGCTGGCCGCCCTGCTCTCGCTGTTGGGACTCCCCGCGACGGCAGCGGCCGATTCCCCGGAAACCGGGGCGCGGATGTACGTCTTCTGGTCCGAGACCTGCCCACATTGCATCAACCAGAAGCCTTTCCTGCGCGAACTGGAACAGCGCTACCCGGAACTGACTGTCGACGAACGCGAGATCTCGCGGACGCGGGAGCATCATCGCCTCTTCATCGGCCTCGCGCTCGCTCACGGTATCGATCCCGGATCGGTGCCGACGATCTTCCTCGGCGGAAAGGCATGGATCGGCGACGGACCCGATATTCGCCGCGAGATCGAGGCGACGGTGCAGTCCGAGATTGCGCAAGTGGCAACCGAGGCGCAGCGCGCCCCAGAGGCAGCGGCGATCGAAGCGATTCCGGAGCAGCGCCCCGTCTCGGCCGTTCCTCCGGCCGCGCGCAACCTCGACATCCCCCTGCTCGGGTCGGTGAATCTCAGCGTGCAGCCCGTGGTGCTGACAACGGCGCTGATCGCCTTGATCGACGGGCTGAATCCCTGTTCGCTCTGGGTACTGGCCCTGCTTCTGGGATTGGTGATCCACTCCGGATCGCGCGGGCGCATCGCGCTGGTGGGCATCACTTTCCTGACCACCACAGCCCTGATTTACGGAGCATTCATCGCGGGCGTGTTCAGCGTGCTCAACTATGTGCTGTACCTGACCTGGGTGCAGTGGCTGGTGGCCGCGTTCGCGCTGACCTTCGGGTTGGTGAACATCAAGGATTACTTCTGGTTCCGTACCGGCCCCTCGTTCACCATTGCCGAGAGCCACAAACCGGGCATCTACAAGGGTATCCGCGGCCTGATGGACCGGCGTCTGACCGGCCTGAGCCTGCTCGTGGCCACGATCGTGATGGCTGCGGGCATCGCGCTCGTCGAACTCCCCTGCACCGCCGGTTTCCCCGTGGTCTGGAGCGGGATCGTCGCCGACCAGAACATCGCCGGGCTGGCCTTCCTGCTGCTCCTGGGCATTTACCTGTTGATCTACCTGCTGATCGAGCTGGTCGTGTTCGTCGCCGCACTCGTCACGCTGCGAATGGGCCGGTTCGAAGAGAGCCACGGACGGGTGCTGAAACTCGTCGGTGGATTGATCATGGTCGCCCTCGCGCTGGTCCTGGCGCTGAACCCCGAACTGATGAACGACGTCGGCGGTACGCTGCTGGTATTCGCGGGCTCCCTATTGCTGGCAGGAATGATCATCCTGGCGCACCGGCGCTTCGCCGCGGCCTGA
- a CDS encoding sigma-54-dependent transcriptional regulator, which translates to MMPAPRLCLIEDDPIMGESLCDRFALERLEHDWFRDIASAGAALRTREYAVVVSDIRLRDGTGDALFESLRAEGVAMPPWLFITAFGAIDRAVGLLKQGAADYITKPFDLDVLVERLQGYLEPMVSDAAGERLGVSPVMRHLAGLLPRLARHATTMLITGESGVGKEVVARELHRLGEDAGAPFVAVNCGGLSESLLEAELFGHEKGAFTGALQRRPGVFEQAHGGTLFLDEIGDMPLAMQVKLLRVLQDRQVTRVGGSSSREVDFRLICATHRDLRAEVQAGRFREDLFYRIHVIHLRIPPLRERRDDIPWLARRFLAEAGGRGGEPVKHLSPQVEQALLTHEWPGNVRELKNAIERACVLSAGDQLMLEALFDDVITGPVEVEGFGSADLHGYLRACERGYIEKALAANEGRITITAEALGISRKNLWERMKRLGIPALEPDKG; encoded by the coding sequence ATGATGCCGGCACCACGGCTTTGCCTGATCGAGGATGACCCGATCATGGGAGAGTCGCTCTGCGACCGCTTTGCTCTCGAGAGGCTGGAACACGACTGGTTCCGGGACATTGCCAGTGCCGGGGCCGCGCTGCGAACCCGGGAATACGCAGTGGTCGTCAGCGATATCCGCTTGCGGGACGGAACGGGCGATGCGCTGTTCGAGTCACTGCGCGCCGAGGGTGTGGCGATGCCGCCATGGCTGTTCATCACCGCCTTTGGCGCCATCGACCGCGCGGTGGGGCTGCTCAAGCAGGGTGCGGCCGATTACATCACCAAGCCCTTCGACCTTGACGTGCTCGTCGAGCGGCTTCAGGGCTACCTGGAACCCATGGTTTCCGATGCAGCCGGGGAGCGCCTGGGCGTGTCACCGGTAATGCGCCACTTGGCCGGCCTGCTGCCACGGCTGGCGCGCCATGCGACCACGATGCTGATCACCGGCGAATCGGGCGTGGGCAAGGAAGTGGTGGCCCGGGAACTGCACCGCCTGGGCGAGGACGCCGGTGCCCCGTTCGTGGCCGTGAATTGTGGCGGACTGAGCGAGTCCCTGCTGGAAGCCGAACTGTTCGGACACGAGAAGGGCGCGTTCACCGGGGCGCTGCAGCGCCGTCCGGGCGTCTTCGAACAGGCCCATGGCGGGACACTGTTCCTGGACGAAATCGGCGACATGCCGCTGGCGATGCAAGTCAAGCTATTGCGCGTGTTGCAGGACCGTCAGGTCACGCGTGTGGGCGGCAGCAGCAGCCGGGAGGTGGATTTCCGTCTGATTTGCGCCACGCACCGGGATCTGCGCGCCGAGGTGCAGGCGGGGCGGTTCCGTGAGGACCTGTTCTATCGCATTCACGTGATTCACCTGCGCATCCCGCCGTTGCGTGAGCGGCGCGACGACATTCCGTGGCTGGCCCGCCGGTTTCTCGCGGAAGCGGGCGGGCGTGGCGGTGAGCCGGTCAAGCACCTATCGCCGCAGGTGGAGCAGGCACTGCTGACCCACGAATGGCCCGGCAACGTCCGTGAACTGAAGAACGCGATCGAGCGCGCGTGCGTGCTGAGCGCCGGTGACCAGTTGATGCTCGAGGCCTTGTTCGACGATGTCATCACCGGGCCCGTGGAGGTGGAGGGTTTTGGCAGTGCAGACCTTCACGGCTACCTGCGCGCCTGCGAGCGGGGCTACATCGAGAAGGCGTTGGCCGCAAATGAAGGCCGCATCACGATAACCGCCGAGGCCCTGGGCATCAGCCGCAAGAACCTCTGGGAACGCATGAAACGCCTGGGCATCCCGGCCCTGGAACCCGACAAGGGCTAA
- a CDS encoding hemerythrin domain-containing protein: MLSMDTLNRQNHEIAELTKVLAHLIRERELCDTAIASSLLDRYVARVQEHFERNNTQIYGELLTHQDVAVNNTARRFLEGEKEIKKLFNDFVGHWCRRGLHIDNHERFTSEAEDIFRLVSRRIQAECEELYPLARRVDQGTGMAQHA; this comes from the coding sequence ATGCTTTCGATGGACACGCTGAACCGCCAGAATCACGAGATTGCCGAACTCACCAAGGTGCTGGCACACCTGATCCGGGAGCGCGAACTCTGCGATACCGCAATCGCAAGCAGCCTGCTCGACCGTTACGTCGCGCGCGTGCAGGAACACTTCGAGCGCAACAACACCCAGATCTATGGCGAATTGCTGACTCACCAGGACGTCGCGGTCAACAACACGGCCCGTCGCTTCCTCGAGGGCGAGAAGGAAATCAAGAAGCTGTTCAACGATTTTGTCGGCCATTGGTGCCGTCGCGGGCTGCATATCGACAACCACGAGCGCTTCACCTCCGAGGCCGAGGACATCTTCCGGCTGGTCTCCCGGCGCATCCAGGCCGAGTGCGAGGAACTCTACCCGCTGGCGCGGCGCGTCGACCAGGGAACTGGGATGGCGCAACACGCCTGA
- a CDS encoding sensor histidine kinase has translation MLDLMLRNLSLRYRLPLQASLLVLTTALLLTGAILLREYQQGRQDLFETAESTARLLAATLVQPLLHDDLWRAHALINAPFDPEDPWPLAVESVLILDADQRVYVSTEPRRYRLGTPVGELDPPFAYLRSGGGIRDDEGFRILTPRGADHFLFELPVHFDGMILGSLALAYPRALLIPRFLSIVTRAGLVLLVMLLLLLPLTWWWGRRVVQPLVHLSHCMSQMRERLPPDEACDLPNSGDEIGDLGREFRRLLTQLRQKQALEESMLASERLATVGRITAGIAHEINNPLGGMLNAISTHRRHGDVDPLTARTLSLLDRGLNQIRDTVGALLVEARVTSHALEPQDLEDVRTLVSPDAQQRKVEIEWDNRIEGRLDLPSSQVRQILMNLLLNAVQASDPGATVRCSLRREGDGLQMSVVNRGDPIPREQMERLFEPFVSGSPSGSGLGLWVTYQLVSQMDGRIEVESGDDRTTRFDVFLPPARAAA, from the coding sequence GTGCTTGACCTGATGCTGCGCAACCTGAGCCTGCGCTACCGCCTGCCGCTGCAGGCCTCGCTGCTGGTGCTCACCACCGCGCTCCTGCTGACCGGCGCGATCCTGCTGCGCGAATACCAGCAGGGCCGGCAGGATCTGTTCGAGACGGCCGAGAGCACCGCGCGCCTCCTCGCGGCCACCCTGGTCCAGCCGCTGCTGCACGACGACCTCTGGCGGGCGCACGCGCTGATCAACGCACCCTTCGATCCCGAGGATCCCTGGCCGCTGGCGGTGGAGTCGGTGCTGATCCTGGACGCGGACCAGCGGGTCTATGTATCCACCGAGCCGCGGCGCTACCGGTTGGGGACCCCGGTGGGGGAGCTCGATCCGCCGTTCGCCTACCTGCGCAGCGGGGGCGGGATTCGGGACGACGAGGGCTTCCGCATCCTGACCCCCCGGGGGGCGGATCATTTCCTGTTCGAGCTGCCGGTCCATTTCGACGGCATGATCCTGGGCAGCCTGGCTCTTGCGTACCCGCGTGCACTGCTGATCCCGCGATTCCTGAGCATTGTCACCCGTGCGGGATTGGTGCTGCTGGTGATGTTGCTGTTGCTGCTGCCGTTGACCTGGTGGTGGGGACGGCGGGTGGTGCAGCCGCTGGTGCACCTGTCGCACTGCATGAGCCAGATGCGCGAACGTCTCCCGCCGGACGAGGCCTGCGACCTGCCGAACTCCGGGGACGAGATCGGTGACCTCGGGCGGGAGTTCCGGCGGCTGCTGACGCAGTTGCGCCAGAAGCAGGCGCTGGAGGAGAGCATGCTGGCCAGCGAGCGCCTGGCCACCGTGGGGCGCATCACCGCCGGAATCGCGCACGAGATCAACAATCCGCTGGGCGGCATGCTCAACGCGATCAGCACGCATCGCAGGCACGGCGATGTGGATCCGCTCACCGCAAGGACGCTGTCGCTGCTGGATCGGGGCCTGAACCAGATCCGGGATACGGTCGGCGCCCTGCTGGTCGAGGCCCGGGTGACCAGCCACGCGCTGGAACCGCAGGATCTCGAGGATGTGCGTACACTGGTGAGTCCCGATGCCCAGCAGCGGAAGGTGGAGATCGAATGGGACAACCGGATCGAGGGACGTCTCGACCTGCCGTCATCGCAGGTGCGCCAGATCCTGATGAACCTGTTGCTGAACGCGGTCCAGGCGAGCGATCCGGGTGCCACCGTACGCTGCAGCCTCCGACGTGAGGGGGACGGGTTGCAGATGAGCGTGGTCAATCGTGGCGACCCGATTCCCCGTGAGCAGATGGAGCGATTGTTCGAGCCTTTCGTGAGCGGTTCGCCCTCCGGTAGCGGCCTCGGGCTGTGGGTGACCTATCAGCTGGTGAGCCAGATGGACGGGCGGATCGAGGTGGAGAGCGGCGATGATCGCACCACGCGCTTCGACGTGTTCCTGCCGCCGGCGAGGGCGGCGGCATGA
- a CDS encoding PhnD/SsuA/transferrin family substrate-binding protein, translating into MNRRDVLAAGLLLPAILGADTGQERSTFRIGLTPVFLDDQVEFLKRWRQYLERRLEAPVQFVQRASYREVTELVLHGELDVAWLCGYPYALNADRLRLLAVPLVEGRPLYRSYILVWDEDLTSRSLTDLEGRIFAFSDPLSNSGHLFPQYVLSMLDLRPEEFFRRTFFTWSHRHVVEAVAVGLAQAGAVDGFVWEMLNRLHPEITRRTRVIERSPEFAFPPLVTSIHLAPDRYALLARVFLGMHADAQGRDLLTELGLSGFAKGDRSDYDEILFMAEELQRA; encoded by the coding sequence ATGAATCGGCGTGATGTCCTCGCAGCGGGCCTGTTGCTGCCGGCGATTCTGGGCGCGGATACAGGGCAGGAGCGGTCGACCTTCCGGATCGGGCTGACGCCGGTTTTTCTGGACGACCAGGTCGAGTTCCTGAAGCGCTGGCGTCAGTACCTGGAACGGCGGCTGGAAGCCCCGGTTCAGTTCGTGCAGCGGGCGAGTTACCGCGAGGTCACCGAACTCGTATTGCACGGCGAACTGGACGTGGCGTGGCTGTGCGGCTATCCGTACGCGTTGAATGCCGATCGGCTGCGGCTCCTGGCCGTACCCCTGGTCGAGGGACGGCCGCTGTACCGGAGCTACATCCTCGTCTGGGACGAGGACCTCACGTCGCGGAGCCTGACCGATCTCGAAGGCCGGATCTTCGCGTTCTCGGATCCGCTGTCCAACTCCGGCCACCTGTTCCCGCAGTACGTGCTATCGATGCTCGACCTGCGTCCCGAGGAATTCTTCCGCCGAACGTTCTTCACCTGGTCGCACCGACATGTGGTCGAGGCGGTGGCGGTGGGCCTGGCCCAGGCGGGTGCGGTCGATGGCTTCGTCTGGGAGATGCTGAACCGACTGCACCCGGAGATCACCAGGCGCACCCGCGTGATCGAACGGTCTCCCGAGTTCGCGTTTCCTCCACTGGTCACCAGCATCCACCTGGCACCGGATCGCTACGCATTGCTTGCGCGCGTGTTCCTGGGCATGCACGCGGACGCTCAGGGCCGGGATCTGCTCACGGAACTTGGCCTCAGCGGTTTCGCGAAGGGGGATCGCAGCGACTACGACGAGATCCTGTTCATGGCCGAGGAACTCCAGCGTGCTTGA
- a CDS encoding arsenic transporter, with protein MLLTALVIFVVTIALVIWQPRGLGIGWSALGGAAVALATGVVSFSDVPIVVDIVWNATLTFVFIIIISLLLDEAGFFEWAALHVARWGRGNGLRLYAFIVLLGAAVAAMFANDGAALMLTPIVLEIVRALGFSPVAAVAFVVAAGFIADTASLPLVISNLVNIVSADFFGIGFVEYATVMVVVNVMSVAASLLVLMLFFRSQIPLRYDYTQLRRPHEVIKDPAVFRAGWWVLGLLLFSFLVIEPQGVPISAIVGMGAAILLVVAARGHVISTRRVLKTAPWQIVIFSIGMYLVVYGLRNAGLTADIARILDWVGDYGVTAAALATGFIAAFLSSVMNNMPAVMVVALSIDDANVTGLVKEAMVYANVIGSDLGPKITPIGSLATLLWLHVLARKGIVITWKQYFLIGIVITPPVLLVTLLGLSGWLQFLR; from the coding sequence ATGCTCCTGACCGCCCTGGTCATTTTCGTGGTCACCATTGCGCTCGTGATCTGGCAGCCCAGGGGGCTCGGGATCGGCTGGTCCGCGCTGGGGGGCGCCGCGGTCGCGCTGGCGACCGGCGTGGTGAGTTTCTCGGACGTGCCGATCGTGGTGGACATCGTCTGGAACGCCACGCTGACTTTCGTGTTCATCATCATCATTTCGCTGCTGCTGGACGAGGCGGGGTTCTTTGAATGGGCCGCGCTGCACGTCGCGCGCTGGGGGCGTGGCAACGGCCTGCGCCTGTACGCGTTCATCGTGCTGCTCGGTGCGGCGGTGGCGGCGATGTTCGCGAACGACGGTGCGGCGCTGATGCTGACCCCGATTGTGCTGGAGATCGTGCGCGCACTGGGGTTCAGCCCGGTGGCCGCGGTCGCGTTCGTGGTGGCAGCCGGTTTCATCGCGGATACCGCCAGTCTGCCGCTGGTGATTTCGAACCTGGTGAACATCGTGTCGGCGGACTTCTTCGGCATCGGCTTCGTCGAGTACGCGACCGTGATGGTGGTCGTGAACGTGATGTCGGTGGCGGCGTCGCTATTGGTGCTGATGCTGTTCTTCAGGAGCCAGATTCCGCTGCGCTACGACTACACGCAGCTGCGCCGGCCGCACGAGGTCATCAAGGATCCGGCGGTGTTCCGGGCCGGCTGGTGGGTGCTCGGGCTTCTGCTGTTCAGCTTCCTGGTGATCGAGCCGCAGGGGGTGCCGATTTCGGCGATCGTTGGGATGGGCGCGGCGATCCTGCTCGTGGTCGCGGCGCGCGGCCACGTGATCTCGACCAGGCGGGTGCTCAAGACCGCCCCCTGGCAGATCGTGATCTTCTCGATCGGCATGTACCTGGTGGTGTACGGCCTGCGCAACGCCGGGCTGACCGCCGACATCGCGCGCATCCTGGACTGGGTGGGCGACTACGGCGTCACGGCGGCCGCGCTGGCGACCGGGTTCATCGCCGCGTTCCTTTCCTCGGTGATGAACAACATGCCGGCAGTGATGGTGGTGGCGCTGTCGATCGATGACGCCAATGTTACCGGACTGGTGAAGGAGGCGATGGTCTACGCGAACGTGATCGGTTCCGACCTCGGCCCAAAGATCACGCCGATCGGAAGCCTGGCGACCCTTCTGTGGCTGCACGTGCTCGCGCGCAAGGGCATAGTGATCACCTGGAAACAGTACTTCCTGATCGGCATTGTGATCACCCCGCCGGTGCTGCTGGTCACGCTGCTCGGGCTGTCGGGGTGGCTGCAGTTCCTACGTTGA
- a CDS encoding sulfurtransferase, translated as MHLRTTTPFKWAALLAGLLLFATAAKADRPGFLVDSTWLEDHIDDPSLVLLEVRYYPSRYFSVGHIPGARQVQRFADLGDNHAVPVMRYPSMEAFQETLRGWGVNDDSLVVIYDDSRTALASRIYFLLDLYGFDMERVKIMDGATTEWEAFNDLSTEPPEVTPGNVTLEPAREGLVIEWTDIYRDVYSLRNPNIVLLDARPENQYTGEVMNGAVRAGHIPGAVNVEGLQGTDGQKWRPLDQVAAMYADIPKDKTVYAYCHDGFRNTMAYIQLKALGYEDVRLYNGGWAHWGNELSLPVVMGDEPWDAAHAL; from the coding sequence ATGCATCTTCGAACCACCACCCCATTCAAGTGGGCCGCGTTGCTCGCCGGCCTGCTGCTGTTCGCCACCGCCGCCAAGGCCGACCGGCCCGGCTTCCTCGTCGACTCGACCTGGCTCGAGGACCACATCGATGACCCATCGCTGGTGCTCCTCGAGGTCCGCTACTACCCCAGCCGGTACTTCAGCGTCGGCCACATCCCGGGGGCCCGGCAGGTCCAGCGCTTCGCCGACCTCGGCGACAATCACGCGGTGCCGGTGATGCGCTACCCGTCCATGGAGGCGTTCCAGGAGACGCTGCGCGGCTGGGGCGTGAACGACGATTCGCTGGTCGTCATCTACGACGACTCGCGTACCGCGCTGGCCTCGCGGATCTACTTCCTGCTGGATCTCTACGGCTTCGACATGGAGCGCGTGAAGATCATGGACGGCGCCACCACGGAATGGGAGGCCTTCAACGATCTCTCCACCGAGCCCCCCGAGGTCACCCCCGGCAACGTGACCCTGGAGCCCGCCCGCGAAGGGCTGGTGATCGAGTGGACCGACATCTACCGCGACGTGTACTCGCTGCGCAACCCCAACATCGTGCTGCTCGATGCCCGGCCGGAAAACCAGTACACCGGCGAGGTGATGAACGGCGCGGTCCGTGCCGGACACATCCCGGGTGCGGTCAACGTCGAGGGCCTGCAGGGCACCGACGGTCAGAAGTGGCGCCCGCTCGACCAGGTCGCCGCGATGTACGCGGACATCCCCAAGGACAAGACCGTCTACGCCTACTGCCACGACGGCTTCCGCAACACCATGGCCTACATCCAGCTCAAGGCGCTGGGCTACGAGGACGTACGCCTCTACAACGGCGGCTGGGCCCACTGGGGCAACGAATTGTCGCTGCCGGTGGTGATGGGTGACGAACCCTGGGACGCCGCGCACGCCCTTTGA
- a CDS encoding arsenic metallochaperone ArsD family protein, with product MASVENEVVRRILERSGEEALPVVLVDGWLALTGRYPTRSELARWAGLPQPAREFRITPAASCCGGEERGT from the coding sequence ATGGCCTCCGTGGAGAACGAGGTCGTGCGCCGGATCCTGGAGCGTTCGGGTGAGGAGGCACTTCCGGTAGTGCTGGTCGATGGATGGCTGGCGCTGACCGGCCGCTACCCGACCCGAAGCGAACTCGCGCGCTGGGCAGGACTGCCACAGCCGGCGCGGGAGTTCAGGATCACTCCGGCTGCCTCGTGTTGCGGTGGCGAGGAAAGGGGCACCTGA
- a CDS encoding histidine phosphatase family protein → MRRDPIWLPPTVTMRTQQSANIIRQERKILMKRSLTPPFLGSLVAAATLMLAAGAVAAGEEGVLWNALAEGGKVVMIRHAATEEASAEVSMNLAEDGDCSKEQNLTEAGRDQARVLGDRFQDHEVAVDGVLSSQYCRARETGELAFGRYEAWNALNLAEALPADDAEFLMEDVRERMGDFEGDGNLVMVTHRSNINTITFRQTEPGDIVVVEPDAFGGFTVLGTIAWEVD, encoded by the coding sequence ATGAGACGTGATCCGATATGGCTCCCGCCAACCGTCACCATGCGGACCCAGCAGTCGGCAAACATCATCCGCCAAGAGAGGAAAATTCTTATGAAACGTTCGTTGACGCCCCCGTTTCTCGGATCGTTGGTTGCGGCTGCAACCCTGATGTTGGCGGCGGGAGCTGTTGCTGCCGGTGAGGAAGGGGTTCTGTGGAACGCCCTCGCCGAAGGCGGCAAGGTCGTAATGATTCGGCACGCCGCGACCGAGGAGGCGAGTGCAGAGGTCTCGATGAACCTGGCCGAGGACGGTGACTGCTCGAAGGAGCAGAACCTGACGGAGGCCGGGCGTGATCAGGCAAGGGTGTTGGGGGATCGGTTCCAGGACCATGAAGTGGCCGTTGATGGGGTGCTGAGCAGCCAGTATTGCCGTGCCCGTGAGACCGGGGAGCTGGCCTTTGGGAGATACGAGGCTTGGAACGCCCTGAACCTCGCGGAAGCTCTGCCTGCGGATGACGCGGAATTCCTGATGGAGGACGTCCGCGAGCGGATGGGGGATTTCGAGGGGGATGGGAACCTCGTGATGGTGACCCACCGGAGCAACATCAACACCATCACGTTCCGGCAGACCGAGCCGGGCGACATAGTCGTCGTCGAGCCGGACGCGTTCGGCGGATTCACGGTGCTCGGCACCATCGCCTGGGAAGTCGACTGA
- a CDS encoding CBS domain-containing protein has product MRVRELMTPAPVTVPSEMPVDALVDLLVERRVNGVPVVDADGVLLGMVTTGDLIHRVADARVEDRGSFWRESFYKSVFRPNGPEPNPAEGATAAEVMSRNPAFVAPSDDMAVAARLLIEHRVKSLPVLDNGRLVGMISRLDLLRCLRAHPECCNPFLRHD; this is encoded by the coding sequence ATGCGCGTTCGCGAACTGATGACCCCCGCCCCGGTTACGGTGCCCTCCGAAATGCCGGTGGATGCGCTCGTCGACCTGCTGGTCGAACGGCGCGTCAACGGCGTTCCCGTCGTGGACGCGGACGGTGTGTTGCTGGGCATGGTGACCACCGGCGACCTGATTCACCGGGTCGCCGACGCGCGCGTCGAGGACCGGGGGTCGTTCTGGCGCGAGTCCTTCTACAAATCCGTTTTCCGCCCCAACGGGCCGGAGCCAAACCCGGCCGAGGGCGCGACAGCGGCCGAAGTAATGAGCCGTAATCCTGCCTTTGTGGCTCCGTCCGATGACATGGCCGTCGCCGCCCGGCTGCTGATCGAGCACCGGGTGAAGTCCCTGCCGGTGCTCGACAATGGCCGCCTGGTCGGGATGATCTCGCGGCTGGACCTTCTGCGCTGCCTGCGTGCACACCCGGAATGCTGCAATCCGTTCCTACGCCACGACTGA